The Brachyhypopomus gauderio isolate BG-103 chromosome 7, BGAUD_0.2, whole genome shotgun sequence genome has a window encoding:
- the naa38 gene encoding N-alpha-acetyltransferase 38, NatC auxiliary subunit, whose amino-acid sequence MRLAVTQMAADNEENGTEMQVEPEESSYSLARHKLENLLNKSMRIRMTDGRTLVGLFLCTDRDCNVILGSAQEFLKSTDSFSQAEPRVLGLAMIPGHHVVSIEVESESLQTSTHGL is encoded by the exons ATGAGGTTAGCAGTGACACAAATGGCAGCAGATAACGAGGAGAATGGCACCGAAATGCAAGTCGAG CCAGAAGAATCCTCATATTCATTAGCTCGACATAAACTGGAGAACCTCCTAAATAAGAGCATGCGGATACGTATGACGGACGGCCGCACACTGGTTGGGCTCTTTCTGTGCACAGACCGTGACTGCAACGTGATTCTGGGGTCTGCACAGGAGTTCCTGAAGTCCACAG ACTCTTTTTCGCAAGCTGAACCCAGAGTTTTGGGTTTGGCTATGATTCCTGGTCATCACGTTGTATCTATTGAAGTGGAATCAGAGAGTTTGCAGACCAGCACGCATGGGCTTTGA
- the LOC143518622 gene encoding claudin-15-like isoform X1: MNPAVEVMAFSLGFIGWVMAAIAIPHRFWKVSSMDGNVITAATVYENLWKSCVTDSTGVHNCREFPSMLGLSGYVQASRALMIASIVLGTFGLIATLVGMQCSKIGGENYVLKGRIAALGGVFFILQGLCTMIAVSWYAFNITQDFFDPLYPGTKFEIGEGLYIGWCSATLALLGGCCLMCACGTRNTQEKRPYPYQTPTRGTAYTTSVGSQDQPNHYGRNSYV, translated from the exons ATGAACCCAGCTGTCGAGGTAATGGCTTTTTCCCTGGGTTTTATCGGATGGGTGATGGCAGCTATCGCTATTCCTCATCGCTTCTGGAAGGTCTCGTCCATGGACGGAAACGTTATTACTGCAGCGACGGTATATGAGAATTTGTGGAAGTCCTGCGTAACCGACTCCACCGGGGTGCACAACTGCCGTGAATTCCCGTCAATGTTAGGCTTATCCG GTTATGTCCAGGCGTCGCGTGCGCTCATGATCGCGTCTATTGTGCTGGGAACCTTCGGGCTCATCGCGACCCTGGTGGGCATGCAGTGCTCCAAAATAGGAGGGGAGAACTACGTCCTGAAAGGACGCATCGCCGCGCTTGGAGGCGTCTTCTTTATTTTGCAGG GTCTTTGCACCATGATTGCTGTATCTTGGTATGCATTTAACATCACTCAAGACTTTTTTGACCCCCTCTACCCTGGGACAAA gtttgaGATAGGAGAAGGCCTGTATATTGGCTGGTGTTCAGCCACACTGGCCCTGCTGGGAGGATGCTGTCTGATGTGTGCCTGTGGAACGAGGAATACGCAGGAGAAACG ACCATATCCTTACCAGACTCCCACCAGAGGAACCGCCTACACAACCTCCGTTGGGTCTCAGGATCAACCCAACCACTACGGCCGCAACTCTTACGTGTAA
- the LOC143518622 gene encoding claudin-15-like isoform X2 translates to MKDTLQIVALFLGFLGCVTAFISLHSQSWKESTDYGNVIITSNIFENLWMSCADDSTGIYDCWYFQSLLALPGYVQASRALMIASIVLGTFGLIATLVGMQCSKIGGENYVLKGRIAALGGVFFILQGLCTMIAVSWYAFNITQDFFDPLYPGTKFEIGEGLYIGWCSATLALLGGCCLMCACGTRNTQEKRPYPYQTPTRGTAYTTSVGSQDQPNHYGRNSYV, encoded by the exons ATGAAAGATACACTGCAAATTGTCGCactttttttgggttttttgggCTGTGTGACCGCATTTATTTCGTTACATTCTCAGTCTTGGAAAGAGTCCACTGACTATGGCAACGTTATAATCACCTCTAATATCTTCGAGAATCTGTGGATGTCCTGCGCAGATGACTCCACAGGCATATACGACTGCTGGTATTTTCAGTCTTTACTCGCTTTACCAG GTTATGTCCAGGCGTCGCGTGCGCTCATGATCGCGTCTATTGTGCTGGGAACCTTCGGGCTCATCGCGACCCTGGTGGGCATGCAGTGCTCCAAAATAGGAGGGGAGAACTACGTCCTGAAAGGACGCATCGCCGCGCTTGGAGGCGTCTTCTTTATTTTGCAGG GTCTTTGCACCATGATTGCTGTATCTTGGTATGCATTTAACATCACTCAAGACTTTTTTGACCCCCTCTACCCTGGGACAAA gtttgaGATAGGAGAAGGCCTGTATATTGGCTGGTGTTCAGCCACACTGGCCCTGCTGGGAGGATGCTGTCTGATGTGTGCCTGTGGAACGAGGAATACGCAGGAGAAACG ACCATATCCTTACCAGACTCCCACCAGAGGAACCGCCTACACAACCTCCGTTGGGTCTCAGGATCAACCCAACCACTACGGCCGCAACTCTTACGTGTAA